A genomic stretch from Bosea sp. F3-2 includes:
- a CDS encoding alpha/beta fold hydrolase: MLAATTRAASPDPGMLFTGERGEGVSFSNIIVSVPREREVGTIQLPRSVPGNPATDFVVTSSTPLPKSRLADWFRSTSGRAKRVFVFVHGFNTPFDRAVFRFAQLAHDADADAAPVLFSWPSRGYLLDYSRDFDNASYSRSDLAALLKVAVASPSVREVVILAHSMGSWPAVEAVRQIALKDGGVPRKISNLILASPDLDIGVFRRQIEDMGPKRPQVTLFTAQHDRALQLSRFISRGATRLGGIDPTQEEYRTQFAGLSGITVIDLSAINAGDRINHDLFAASPDAVRLIGGRLLQGQVITDFDVPAPLAAAGALGSAATLLVTAPIRVFDAAAAP, encoded by the coding sequence ATGCTGGCGGCAACGACGCGCGCAGCTTCGCCTGATCCCGGCATGCTCTTCACCGGCGAGCGAGGCGAGGGTGTTTCGTTCAGCAACATCATTGTCTCGGTCCCGCGCGAGCGCGAGGTCGGCACGATCCAGTTACCGCGCTCGGTTCCCGGCAACCCCGCCACCGATTTCGTCGTCACCAGCTCGACGCCGCTGCCGAAATCCAGACTCGCCGACTGGTTCCGGTCGACGAGCGGGCGGGCGAAGCGCGTCTTCGTGTTCGTCCACGGGTTCAACACGCCGTTCGATCGCGCCGTCTTCCGCTTCGCCCAGCTGGCGCATGACGCCGACGCCGACGCAGCGCCGGTGTTGTTCTCCTGGCCGTCGCGCGGCTATCTGCTCGACTACAGCCGCGATTTCGACAACGCCTCCTATTCGCGCTCGGATCTGGCGGCTCTGCTGAAGGTGGCCGTCGCGAGCCCCTCCGTTCGGGAAGTCGTGATCCTGGCCCATTCGATGGGGAGCTGGCCGGCGGTCGAAGCGGTCAGGCAGATCGCGCTCAAGGACGGCGGCGTCCCGCGCAAGATCAGCAACCTCATCCTGGCATCGCCCGACCTCGATATCGGGGTCTTCCGGCGCCAAATCGAGGACATGGGGCCGAAACGACCGCAAGTCACCCTGTTCACGGCACAGCATGACCGGGCCCTGCAATTGTCCCGGTTCATCTCGCGTGGAGCGACGCGGCTCGGCGGCATCGATCCGACACAGGAGGAATACCGCACCCAGTTCGCGGGACTGTCCGGGATTACCGTGATCGACCTGTCGGCGATCAATGCCGGGGACAGGATCAACCACGATCTCTTCGCGGCCAGCCCGGACGCCGTTCGCCTGATCGGCGGCAGGCTCCTCCAGGGGCAAGTGATCACTGATTTCGACGTTCCCGCGCCCCTGGCTGCAGCGGGAGCGCTTGGTTCCGCGGCAACTCTTCTGGTCACTGCCCCGATCAGGGTGTTCGATGCTGCAGCGGCGCCCTAG